Proteins from a single region of Streptomyces spinoverrucosus:
- a CDS encoding NUDIX domain-containing protein translates to MTIRDTREEWEIRATDTPFVGNKTSVRTDDVVMPDGTVVRRDYQVHPGSVAVLALDDAGRVLVLRQYRHPVRQKLWEIPAGLLDVPGENPLHAAQRELYEEAHVKAEDWRVLTDVYTTPGGCDEAVRIFLARGLSDAEGERFEAEHEEIDLELARVPLEELVRGILAGELHNTCLVVGVLSLVAAERGDGLDALRPAQAPWPARPFEA, encoded by the coding sequence ATGACGATCAGGGACACCCGCGAGGAGTGGGAGATCCGGGCGACGGACACCCCCTTCGTGGGCAACAAGACCTCGGTCCGCACGGACGACGTGGTCATGCCCGACGGCACGGTCGTGCGCCGCGACTACCAGGTCCACCCCGGCTCGGTGGCGGTCCTCGCCCTCGACGACGCCGGCCGGGTGCTGGTGCTGCGGCAGTACCGGCACCCGGTGCGCCAGAAGCTGTGGGAGATCCCGGCCGGCCTGCTCGACGTGCCCGGCGAGAACCCGCTGCACGCCGCCCAGCGCGAGCTGTACGAGGAGGCGCACGTCAAGGCCGAGGACTGGCGGGTGCTGACCGACGTCTACACCACGCCCGGCGGCTGCGACGAGGCCGTGCGCATCTTCCTCGCCCGCGGCCTGTCCGACGCCGAGGGTGAGCGGTTCGAGGCCGAGCACGAGGAGATCGACCTGGAGCTCGCGCGGGTCCCCCTCGAGGAGCTGGTACGCGGCATCCTGGCCGGTGAGCTGCACAACACCTGCCTGGTCGTGGGCGTGCTGTCGCTGGTCGCCGCGGAGCGGGGCGACGGGCTCGACGCGCTGCGTCCGGCGCAGGCGCCGTGGCCGGCCCGCCCCTTCGAAGCCTGA
- a CDS encoding tetratricopeptide repeat protein, whose product MTDQAVDTDGVQVPGRSAKSQFLGRTRELKELRADIERAGLDTLSGRKAPRARVLLIAGRPGSGRTALAEELVRQVAGRYPDGVLRARLSEPDGTPVPVARTAADLLTALDLPTPPGAAEDDLTAALREALTGRRVLLLLDDAADAEQVDALLPDTPDCLVVAVAQGPLTGISDVRPCTLGGLDTKSAVELLSQHTGSVRITVDPRAAEGLVEACQAQPAALVLAGGWLAARPQSAVADLTKQLHAESQDGTPLSRVFRLVYSSLPGSAARILRLLSLAPAGCIDPHTASALAGCSVNGARHTLDDFVALGLLRSSDPQLPEYEVPGCLHPLLRAVTEAEDRPAELQLARARLLERTVRLLQSCRAITETDNPQAREKLAGTPRALRFPSPRAAADWLRLRRPALLASARLAVADGELDTLARRLMSQLVRAMVAHFGMQAAAPDLYGIHRLVLDVAVRRDLPREQAAALLNLGDLDARTGRTADALARYRAALDAGRRANDPYATGRAMESVGGAHQELGDHDRAADWFGRALAERLARGEREEAARLYGRIGTAYTYAGHYGEAQRNWRAAIAGYRKLGDVAAHARALSELARVQEYAGRPEESLRTCQEAVEWARRAEDARLQAALHLRLADTLEHLGDPTAALLHRSAAERMLGDEIQEAETPDPATEQAANACEIRSTSAED is encoded by the coding sequence GTGACGGATCAGGCGGTGGACACAGACGGCGTACAGGTGCCGGGCAGGTCTGCGAAGAGCCAGTTCCTGGGCCGCACACGGGAGTTGAAGGAACTGCGCGCCGACATCGAGCGTGCGGGACTGGACACCCTCTCCGGCCGCAAGGCCCCACGCGCGCGCGTACTGCTGATCGCGGGCCGCCCCGGCTCCGGCCGTACGGCCCTCGCCGAGGAGCTGGTACGACAGGTCGCCGGCCGCTACCCGGACGGGGTGCTGCGCGCCCGGCTCAGCGAACCCGACGGCACCCCCGTACCGGTCGCCCGCACCGCGGCGGACCTGCTCACCGCCCTGGACCTGCCGACCCCGCCCGGGGCCGCCGAGGACGACCTCACGGCGGCGCTCCGTGAGGCCCTGACCGGCCGCCGGGTCCTGCTCCTGCTGGACGACGCGGCCGACGCCGAGCAGGTCGACGCCCTGCTCCCGGACACCCCGGACTGCCTGGTCGTCGCCGTCGCGCAGGGTCCGCTGACCGGTATCTCGGACGTCCGCCCGTGCACCCTCGGCGGCCTCGACACCAAGTCCGCCGTCGAACTGCTGTCCCAGCACACCGGCTCCGTCCGGATCACCGTCGACCCACGGGCGGCGGAGGGACTCGTCGAGGCGTGCCAGGCCCAGCCCGCCGCGCTGGTGCTGGCCGGCGGCTGGCTCGCCGCCCGCCCCCAGTCGGCCGTGGCCGACCTCACCAAGCAACTGCACGCCGAGAGCCAGGACGGGACACCGCTCAGCCGGGTCTTCCGGTTGGTCTACTCCTCGCTGCCCGGCTCCGCCGCCCGGATCCTGCGGCTGCTCTCCCTCGCCCCCGCCGGCTGCATCGACCCGCACACCGCCTCCGCGCTCGCCGGCTGCTCGGTCAACGGCGCCCGGCACACCCTGGACGACTTCGTCGCCCTCGGCCTGCTGCGCAGCAGCGACCCGCAGCTGCCGGAGTACGAGGTGCCCGGCTGTCTGCACCCGCTGCTGCGCGCCGTCACCGAGGCCGAGGACCGCCCCGCCGAGCTGCAGCTGGCCCGCGCCCGGCTGCTGGAGCGGACGGTACGGCTGCTGCAGTCCTGCCGGGCGATCACCGAGACGGACAACCCGCAGGCCCGCGAGAAGCTGGCCGGCACCCCGCGTGCCCTGCGCTTTCCCAGTCCCCGGGCGGCCGCCGACTGGCTGCGCCTGCGCCGCCCGGCCCTGCTCGCCTCGGCCCGGCTCGCGGTGGCCGACGGGGAGCTGGACACGCTGGCCCGGCGGCTGATGTCCCAGCTGGTGCGGGCGATGGTGGCCCACTTCGGGATGCAGGCCGCCGCCCCCGACCTGTACGGCATCCACCGGCTCGTCCTCGATGTGGCCGTGCGCCGGGATCTGCCCCGGGAGCAGGCGGCGGCGCTGCTGAATCTGGGCGATCTGGACGCCAGGACCGGCCGGACGGCCGACGCCCTGGCCCGCTACCGGGCCGCGCTGGACGCCGGGCGCCGGGCGAACGACCCGTATGCGACCGGTCGCGCGATGGAATCCGTAGGGGGCGCACACCAGGAGCTCGGGGATCACGACCGGGCCGCCGACTGGTTCGGCCGGGCCCTGGCCGAGCGCTTGGCCCGCGGGGAGCGCGAGGAGGCCGCCCGGCTGTACGGCCGGATCGGGACGGCGTACACCTACGCGGGCCACTACGGCGAGGCGCAGCGCAACTGGCGGGCCGCCATCGCCGGGTACCGGAAACTGGGCGACGTGGCCGCCCATGCCCGGGCGTTGAGCGAGTTGGCGCGGGTGCAGGAGTACGCGGGGCGGCCCGAGGAGTCGCTGCGTACCTGCCAGGAAGCCGTCGAGTGGGCGCGGCGCGCGGAGGACGCCCGGCTGCAGGCCGCGCTGCATCTGCGGCTGGCCGACACGCTGGAGCATCTAGGTGATCCGACGGCCGCCCTGCTGCACCGCAGCGCCGCCGAGCGCATGCTGGGGGATGAGATCCAGGAGGCCGAAACGCCAGATCCAGCCACGGAACAAGCCGCTAACGCCTGCGAAATCCGTAGTACATCCGCTGAAGATTGA